Proteins found in one Bartonella krasnovii genomic segment:
- a CDS encoding tetratricopeptide repeat protein, translated as MIKRGVKLLVLGMVGLTSSVVSSTGNTDESANFEHSFNTIQESSPPEEPFHPLKAGDYDQAYDYYIQGYYLKAFREALRRAEKNDPFAQTLLARIYMEGCAVPVDGARAALWFERAAKQGEPQAQLRYGLMLFDGNFVKQNQELGAQYIRKAVDAGVKEAYFYYGQLLLYKASQEKQNLPGVSSSSRENEAIEQALKWHLKGAALGDAEAAFAAAKILSLGTLNRPKDDRNARKLMEAAAQNNHLKAQLYLAQWLIEGRGGAKDFDHAFHLLLHNANNMVAPAQISLARLYRDGIGTKGDIIMAAAWYMLAKEAKMQAPDLEKMLQGMDNKQQEKARKEAIKLLPVF; from the coding sequence ATGATCAAGAGAGGTGTTAAACTGCTTGTCCTAGGAATGGTAGGGCTTACAAGTTCTGTTGTAAGTTCTACTGGCAACACTGATGAATCGGCAAATTTTGAACACTCTTTCAATACGATTCAAGAATCTTCCCCCCCAGAAGAACCTTTTCACCCCTTAAAAGCTGGAGACTATGACCAAGCCTATGACTATTACATCCAAGGCTATTATTTAAAAGCTTTTCGAGAAGCGCTTCGACGTGCTGAAAAGAATGATCCTTTTGCGCAAACACTTCTTGCCCGAATTTATATGGAAGGATGTGCTGTTCCTGTTGACGGGGCACGGGCTGCTTTATGGTTTGAACGCGCTGCAAAACAAGGGGAACCCCAAGCGCAACTTCGCTATGGGCTTATGTTATTTGATGGTAATTTTGTAAAACAAAATCAAGAGCTTGGTGCACAATATATTCGAAAAGCTGTCGACGCAGGCGTTAAAGAAGCCTATTTTTATTATGGACAACTGCTTCTTTATAAAGCCTCCCAGGAAAAACAAAATCTTCCCGGCGTTTCTTCTTCAAGCCGTGAAAATGAAGCCATCGAGCAAGCTTTAAAATGGCATTTAAAAGGGGCTGCTCTTGGAGATGCTGAAGCTGCTTTTGCGGCGGCAAAAATTCTTTCTTTAGGTACGTTAAATCGACCAAAGGATGATCGTAATGCCCGCAAACTAATGGAGGCCGCAGCTCAAAACAATCACTTAAAAGCGCAACTTTATTTAGCACAATGGCTGATAGAAGGCCGTGGAGGTGCAAAGGATTTTGACCATGCTTTTCATTTGCTGCTTCACAATGCCAATAACATGGTCGCCCCCGCCCAAATTTCTCTTGCAAGACTTTATCGAGACGGTATCGGAACAAAAGGCGATATAATAATGGCAGCAGCATGGTATATGCTTGCGAAAGAAGCAAAAATGCAAGCCCCTGATCTTGAAAAAATGCTCCAAGGTATGGACAACAAACAACAAGAAAAGGCGCGCAAAGAAGCAATAAAGCTCCTTCCTGTTTTTTAA
- a CDS encoding helix-turn-helix domain-containing protein, with protein MRGRSQPEGANAIQNLNIDLLVGKKIRLRRKLLKMSQKTLGDALGVSFQQIQKYENGLNRVSAGRLMEISDILNVPISFFYADIITKQRPPYHYDEVISNTEEYLLLKRFRTLTSIKQKAFLQLIMDENAS; from the coding sequence ATGCGAGGGCGCTCGCAACCGGAGGGGGCAAATGCAATCCAAAATCTTAATATTGATCTTTTGGTCGGCAAAAAAATTCGCTTAAGACGAAAATTACTCAAAATGTCTCAAAAAACCTTAGGGGATGCTTTAGGCGTCAGTTTCCAACAAATTCAAAAATATGAAAACGGCTTAAATCGTGTAAGCGCGGGGCGTTTAATGGAAATTTCCGATATCCTTAATGTTCCGATTTCCTTTTTTTATGCCGATATCATCACAAAACAACGCCCCCCATACCATTATGATGAAGTCATCTCGAACACTGAAGAATACCTGCTGCTCAAAAGATTTAGAACGCTTACCTCGATAAAACAAAAAGCTTTTTTACAGCTCATCATGGATGAGAATGCAAGCTAA
- the efp gene encoding elongation factor P → MKINGNEIRPGNVIEHQGSLWVAVKCNAVKPGKGGAFNQVELKNLLDGTKLNERFRAAETVERVRLEQKDFTFLYQQGDALVFMDSESYEQLELQKDFVGERAAFLQDGMTVTVELYQEKPIGISLPDQVAVTIVEADPALKGQTVTASYKPAILENGIRILVPPFMNAGERIIVDTNELIYLRRANEKDK, encoded by the coding sequence ATGAAAATTAATGGCAATGAAATTCGCCCTGGTAATGTAATTGAGCATCAAGGAAGTTTGTGGGTTGCTGTGAAATGCAACGCCGTAAAACCAGGAAAAGGTGGTGCATTTAATCAAGTTGAACTAAAAAATTTGCTTGATGGTACAAAACTCAATGAACGCTTTCGTGCTGCTGAAACGGTAGAGCGCGTACGTCTTGAACAAAAGGACTTTACCTTTCTTTATCAACAAGGTGATGCCCTCGTCTTTATGGATTCAGAATCGTATGAACAATTGGAATTGCAAAAAGATTTTGTTGGAGAACGTGCTGCTTTCTTGCAAGATGGGATGACTGTCACAGTTGAACTTTATCAAGAAAAGCCTATCGGCATTTCCCTTCCTGATCAAGTTGCTGTCACGATTGTGGAAGCTGATCCAGCTCTCAAAGGACAAACGGTCACAGCTTCTTATAAACCCGCCATTCTTGAAAATGGGATTCGTATTCTTGTTCCCCCTTTTATGAACGCCGGTGAGCGTATCATTGTCGACACCAACGAGTTGATCTATTTGCGTCGTGCAAATGAAAAAGATAAATAA
- a CDS encoding inositol monophosphatase family protein produces the protein MAHSAIMNVMVQAAMKAGRSLVRDYGEVQNLQVSLKGPADYVSQADRKAEKIIFTELSKARPKFGFLMEESKEIIGEDSQHRFIVDPLDGTTNFLHGIPFFAVSIALESQGKIVAGVIYNPVSDELFTAERGSGAFFNDRRCRVSARRRLEDCVIATGMPHFGRPGHGTYLIELRNVMAEVAGLRRFGAASLDLAYVAAGRTDGYWEDNLQIWDMAAGILMVREAGGFVTDKEGGDDIFRKKNILAGNEHIRTKLERILKKGI, from the coding sequence ATGGCTCATTCTGCAATCATGAATGTCATGGTGCAAGCTGCCATGAAAGCAGGGCGCTCGCTCGTGCGTGATTACGGTGAAGTACAAAATTTGCAAGTGTCTTTAAAAGGGCCAGCCGATTACGTCAGTCAAGCAGACCGTAAAGCGGAAAAAATTATTTTCACTGAACTGAGCAAAGCACGCCCTAAATTTGGTTTTCTGATGGAAGAGTCTAAAGAAATCATTGGAGAAGATTCACAACATCGTTTTATCGTTGATCCTTTAGATGGCACCACAAATTTTCTCCATGGCATTCCTTTTTTTGCCGTTTCCATTGCTTTAGAAAGCCAAGGCAAAATCGTTGCGGGTGTCATTTACAATCCGGTAAGTGATGAACTCTTTACCGCAGAACGGGGTAGTGGTGCTTTTTTTAATGACCGGCGCTGTCGTGTTTCTGCGCGGCGCAGACTAGAAGATTGTGTCATTGCCACAGGCATGCCTCATTTTGGCCGCCCAGGTCATGGAACCTATCTCATTGAATTGCGTAATGTGATGGCAGAAGTTGCTGGCCTTCGCCGTTTTGGTGCAGCATCCCTTGATTTAGCTTATGTTGCAGCAGGTCGAACCGATGGCTATTGGGAAGACAACCTGCAAATTTGGGATATGGCTGCTGGAATCTTGATGGTTCGTGAAGCCGGTGGTTTTGTCACCGATAAAGAAGGCGGTGATGATATATTCCGCAAAAAGAATATCCTCGCCGGCAATGAACACATTCGCACCAAACTAGAAAGAATTCTCAAAAAAGGTATTTAA
- a CDS encoding ABC transporter transmembrane domain-containing protein: MKLYHHPEKSTKPSLKKSPFSSLAIFVPYLLRYRWLFIFAFVALSVAALVTLALPIAIRQMFDHGFSYSSHGHINFYFGILFGLALILAFSSACRYYCVITLGERIVADLRRDVFIHIMKLSPAFFDRSHSGEIVSRLLTDTTQIKLAVGSTASTALRQLIIVTGAVVMMVITNAKLSLLVLAAIPVVAIPLVVFGRKVRARTRAAQDRLADANAVATEQVSAIRTVQAFTAEKLVSTRFSQLVERAFQTARASVILRSFFTGFAIFLVFSSVVAVLWIGSRDVLNGTMTGGTLGQFVLYAVFGASTFAQLSELGAELIQAAGAAERLAELLQEQPMILAPKKPVSLTKPIRGELVFDHVDFTYPSRPQEKILRALSFSIKAGETVAFVGASGAGKSTLFSLILRFYDPTSGKIRLDGVEIDHLSLKDLRGAISYVPQDVAIFDGTLRDNIVFGTENAMEEDIIAAAKAANALEFIEALPDGLDTQVGERGTMLSGGQKQRIGIARAILRNAPLLLLDEATSALDANSERLVQEALEGLMKNRTTLVIAHRLATILKADRILVMEKGALVEEGTHAELVAKNGVYAYLAKLQFSPE; this comes from the coding sequence ATGAAATTATATCATCATCCAGAAAAATCTACAAAGCCTTCTCTTAAAAAATCTCCATTCTCTTCGCTTGCCATTTTTGTTCCTTATCTTTTGCGCTATCGCTGGTTGTTTATCTTTGCTTTTGTTGCTTTGTCTGTTGCAGCTCTTGTCACATTAGCTTTGCCCATAGCAATCCGCCAAATGTTTGATCATGGTTTTTCTTATTCAAGCCATGGACATATCAATTTTTATTTTGGAATTTTGTTTGGATTAGCTTTGATTCTCGCCTTTTCTTCAGCTTGCCGTTATTATTGTGTTATCACATTGGGAGAACGGATTGTTGCTGATTTACGGCGTGATGTGTTTATCCATATTATGAAACTTTCTCCTGCTTTTTTTGATCGGTCGCATTCCGGCGAGATTGTTTCAAGACTTCTAACAGATACAACACAAATAAAATTGGCTGTTGGCTCAACCGCCTCTACGGCTTTGCGTCAGCTGATTATCGTGACTGGCGCTGTCGTGATGATGGTGATCACCAATGCTAAATTGTCTCTGCTGGTTCTGGCTGCTATTCCTGTTGTGGCAATTCCTTTGGTGGTTTTTGGGCGCAAAGTTCGTGCGCGTACGCGTGCGGCGCAAGATCGTCTTGCTGATGCTAATGCTGTGGCAACAGAACAGGTCAGCGCTATTCGCACGGTGCAAGCTTTTACCGCTGAAAAACTTGTTTCGACACGTTTTTCTCAGTTGGTAGAACGCGCCTTTCAGACAGCGCGGGCTTCTGTGATTTTGCGTTCTTTTTTTACGGGCTTTGCCATTTTTCTTGTGTTTAGCAGTGTGGTTGCTGTGTTGTGGATTGGATCGCGTGATGTTTTGAATGGAACGATGACAGGGGGAACCTTAGGGCAATTTGTCCTTTATGCCGTTTTTGGTGCCTCAACCTTTGCGCAATTATCGGAATTGGGGGCTGAATTAATCCAAGCCGCAGGCGCTGCTGAACGATTGGCTGAATTATTGCAAGAACAACCCATGATTTTAGCGCCCAAAAAACCTGTCTCTTTGACAAAACCTATTCGAGGTGAACTTGTTTTTGATCATGTTGATTTTACTTATCCTTCTAGACCACAAGAGAAGATTTTACGCGCGCTTTCCTTTTCGATCAAAGCGGGTGAAACGGTTGCTTTTGTTGGCGCTTCAGGGGCAGGAAAAAGCACACTTTTTTCTTTAATCTTGCGTTTTTATGACCCAACAAGTGGAAAAATTCGACTTGATGGCGTGGAGATTGATCACCTCTCTTTAAAGGATTTACGTGGTGCAATTTCTTATGTTCCCCAAGATGTTGCTATTTTTGATGGTACATTGCGCGATAACATTGTTTTCGGGACTGAAAATGCTATGGAAGAGGATATTATTGCTGCTGCTAAAGCCGCGAATGCCCTTGAATTTATTGAAGCTTTACCTGATGGCTTGGATACACAAGTGGGAGAACGCGGCACCATGCTTTCTGGGGGGCAAAAGCAGCGCATCGGTATTGCACGGGCAATTTTAAGAAATGCGCCCCTCTTACTGCTTGATGAAGCAACATCTGCTTTAGATGCAAACAGTGAAAGACTTGTGCAAGAAGCCTTAGAAGGGCTGATGAAAAACCGCACAACATTGGTGATCGCGCACCGTTTGGCAACCATTTTAAAAGCGGATCGTATTCTTGTGATGGAGAAAGGTGCCCTTGTGGAAGAGGGAACCCATGCCGAACTTGTGGCAAAAAATGGCGTTTATGCTTATCTTGCAAAATTACAATTTTCACCCGAGTAG
- the rpmE gene encoding 50S ribosomal protein L31, translated as MKANIHPNYHKITVVMTDGTQYTTRSTWGKEGDTLNLDIDPRTHPAWTGGSQTLVDRGGRLSKFKNRFGNIGM; from the coding sequence ATGAAAGCGAATATTCATCCTAACTATCATAAAATTACCGTTGTTATGACGGATGGAACCCAATATACAACGCGCTCCACTTGGGGAAAAGAAGGGGATACCCTTAATTTAGACATTGATCCAAGAACGCATCCAGCATGGACAGGTGGGTCCCAGACACTCGTAGACCGTGGCGGTCGCCTTTCTAAGTTCAAAAATCGTTTTGGCAATATTGGTATGTAA